A window of the Pontibacillus yanchengensis genome harbors these coding sequences:
- a CDS encoding valine--tRNA ligase: MENENKEISLPTKYDPNAIEKGRYDFWVNGKFFEAKDDENKDPFTVVIPPPNVTGRLHLGHAWDTTLQDIITRVKRMQGYDVLWLPGMDHAGIATQAKVEAKLKEQGTSRYDLGREGFLQQAWDWKEEYADFIRQQWEKLGLGLDYSRERFTLDNGLSNAVREVFVTLYEKGLIYRGEYIINWDPATQTALSDIEVIYDDVQGHFYHMKYPLVDGSDEIEIATTRPETMLGDTAVAVHPEDDRYKHLIGKKVKLPIVGREIEIVADDYVDMEFGSGAVKITPAHDPNDFEIGNRHNLERVLVMNEDGSMNENAGKYQGMDRFACRKQLVKDLQEDGVLFNIEEHMHSVGHSERSGAVVEPYLSTQWFVNMQPLADASIELQKGDDKVNFVPDRFEKTYLNWMENIRDWCISRQLWWGHRIPAWYHKETGELYVGRDEPADPENWVQDEDVLDTWFSSALWPFSTMGWPDENNKDYNRYFPTDVLVTGYDIIFFWVSRMIFQSIEFTDRRPFEDVLIHGLVRDADGRKMSKSLGNGVDPMDVIDKYGADSLRYFLATGSTPGQDLRFQWEKVEATWNFANKIWNASRFALMNMDGIKYEEIDLSGKKSLADQWILTRLNETIEHVTRNVDKYEFGEAGRHLYNFIWDEFCDWYIEMAKLPLYGEDEAEKKTTRSILAYVLDQTMRMLHPFMPFITEEIWQALPTKGESITVAKWPEVRNGLHNEQASEEMKRLVDIIRSVRNIRAEVDTPMSKQIQLMIKAKDEEVAKQLNNNRHYLERFCNPSELIINPNLQAPEKAMSSVITGAELYLPLEGLIDIQEEVARLEKEWKKWDDEVKLVQKKLSNDKFVNKAPEHIVQAERDKEQDYLDKRDKVETRINELKS; encoded by the coding sequence GTATGCAAGGATACGATGTACTGTGGCTACCTGGAATGGACCATGCCGGTATTGCTACACAAGCTAAAGTGGAAGCAAAGTTAAAAGAACAAGGTACATCTCGATATGACCTAGGTCGTGAAGGATTCCTTCAACAAGCATGGGATTGGAAAGAAGAATATGCTGATTTCATTCGTCAACAATGGGAAAAGCTTGGATTAGGATTAGACTATTCACGTGAACGTTTTACTCTAGATAACGGATTATCTAATGCCGTACGCGAAGTGTTTGTAACATTGTATGAAAAAGGGCTAATCTATCGCGGTGAATACATTATCAACTGGGATCCTGCTACCCAAACAGCTCTTTCTGATATTGAAGTAATCTATGATGATGTTCAAGGTCATTTCTATCACATGAAGTATCCGTTAGTGGATGGATCGGATGAGATTGAGATTGCTACTACTCGTCCAGAGACGATGCTTGGTGATACAGCTGTAGCTGTCCATCCAGAAGATGATCGTTACAAGCACCTTATTGGCAAGAAGGTTAAACTTCCTATCGTTGGACGTGAAATCGAAATTGTAGCCGATGATTATGTTGATATGGAATTTGGAAGTGGTGCAGTTAAGATTACCCCAGCCCATGACCCTAATGACTTTGAAATCGGAAATCGTCATAATTTAGAGCGCGTACTTGTTATGAATGAAGATGGTTCAATGAATGAGAACGCTGGTAAATATCAAGGCATGGATCGATTCGCTTGTCGTAAGCAACTAGTTAAAGATCTTCAGGAAGATGGTGTTCTATTTAACATTGAAGAACATATGCACTCTGTTGGTCATTCCGAGAGAAGTGGAGCGGTTGTCGAACCTTATCTTTCCACACAATGGTTTGTGAATATGCAACCATTAGCCGACGCTTCTATTGAGTTACAAAAAGGAGACGATAAAGTCAACTTTGTTCCAGACCGTTTTGAGAAAACCTATTTAAACTGGATGGAGAATATTCGCGACTGGTGTATTTCTAGACAGCTTTGGTGGGGCCATCGTATTCCAGCTTGGTACCATAAAGAAACAGGTGAATTATATGTAGGTCGTGATGAACCAGCTGATCCTGAAAACTGGGTACAGGATGAGGATGTTTTAGATACTTGGTTCTCCTCTGCATTATGGCCTTTCTCTACAATGGGCTGGCCAGATGAAAACAATAAGGATTACAACCGTTATTTCCCTACGGATGTATTGGTAACAGGCTATGATATCATCTTCTTCTGGGTATCGCGTATGATTTTCCAATCGATTGAATTTACTGACCGTCGTCCATTTGAAGATGTGCTCATTCACGGGCTTGTAAGAGATGCTGATGGACGTAAGATGAGTAAATCTCTTGGTAACGGCGTAGATCCAATGGACGTAATTGATAAGTATGGTGCAGACTCCTTACGTTACTTCCTTGCTACAGGCTCTACTCCTGGTCAGGATTTGAGATTCCAATGGGAGAAAGTTGAGGCAACATGGAATTTTGCTAATAAAATTTGGAATGCTTCGCGCTTTGCGCTAATGAATATGGATGGTATTAAATATGAGGAAATAGATTTATCCGGTAAGAAATCACTTGCTGATCAGTGGATTTTGACTCGTTTAAATGAAACCATTGAGCATGTAACGCGTAACGTTGATAAATACGAATTCGGAGAAGCTGGACGTCATTTATACAACTTCATTTGGGATGAATTCTGTGATTGGTATATTGAAATGGCGAAGTTACCGTTATATGGAGAAGATGAGGCAGAGAAGAAGACAACGCGTTCTATCTTGGCTTATGTATTGGATCAGACGATGCGAATGCTTCATCCTTTCATGCCATTTATTACAGAAGAGATTTGGCAAGCTCTACCTACTAAAGGTGAATCCATTACAGTTGCAAAATGGCCGGAAGTGCGTAATGGTCTTCATAATGAACAGGCATCAGAAGAAATGAAGCGACTTGTTGATATTATTCGATCTGTACGCAACATTCGTGCTGAAGTGGATACACCAATGTCTAAACAAATCCAACTGATGATTAAAGCAAAAGATGAAGAAGTGGCTAAGCAGTTAAATAACAATCGTCATTATTTAGAGCGCTTCTGTAATCCAAGCGAGCTTATCATTAATCCAAATCTTCAGGCACCAGAAAAGGCTATGTCGTCTGTCATAACAGGCGCTGAACTTTACCTTCCACTTGAAGGATTGATTGATATTCAAGAAGAAGTAGCTCGCCTTGAAAAAGAATGGAAAAAATGGGACGACGAAGTGAAACTTGTTCAAAAGAAGCTTTCCAATGATAAATTTGTTAATAAAGCTCCAGAGCACATTGTGCAAGCTGAGCGAGATAAAGAACAAGATTATTTAGATAAGCGTGACAAAGTAGAAACGCGTATCAACGAATTAAAATCTTAA
- a CDS encoding bifunctional folylpolyglutamate synthase/dihydrofolate synthase — protein sequence MDYQEAIEWIHNRHKFGIKPGLQRMEWLMDHLGNPEQRLHAIHVAGTNGKGSTISFIRNILQAHGYQVGTFTSPYVVTFNERISINGEPLADEEWSKLVEKIKPLAEELENSPLGGPTEFEIITALAILYFAEHPMDFVLMETGLGGRLDSTNVISPILSIITSIGKDHTALLGDTFEEIASEKAGIIKPSVPAITGVEKIDALEVIKKKAISQDAALDSLGEQFQIIAENTTQNGELFTFKNQFVQWDKLLIHMKGRHQMKNAALAIQAVTRCLDYVREEKVREGIITTSWVGRFEQVFDQPTIILDGAHNEEGIQAMTQTVRDHYQDREKHLLFAALHDKPLDKMIPLFTGTFDTVTFTTFEFPRASDAEELYNLSHHHNKSKTDDWKIFIENRMKTLSNEDVLVISGSLYFISEVRKFFENIG from the coding sequence ATGGATTATCAAGAGGCAATTGAATGGATTCATAATCGACATAAATTTGGGATAAAGCCGGGTTTGCAACGAATGGAATGGTTGATGGATCATCTCGGGAACCCCGAACAGCGTCTTCATGCTATTCATGTAGCAGGAACGAATGGAAAAGGGTCAACTATTTCATTTATCCGAAATATTTTGCAGGCACATGGCTATCAGGTTGGAACGTTTACTTCTCCCTATGTTGTCACCTTTAATGAGCGAATCAGCATAAATGGTGAACCACTAGCTGATGAGGAATGGTCAAAGCTTGTGGAAAAAATTAAACCACTTGCTGAAGAGTTAGAGAATTCGCCATTAGGCGGGCCTACAGAGTTTGAGATAATTACTGCCTTGGCTATTTTGTACTTTGCCGAACATCCTATGGATTTTGTCCTTATGGAAACAGGCTTAGGAGGCCGATTGGATTCAACTAATGTTATCTCACCAATTCTTTCTATAATAACAAGTATCGGAAAAGATCATACCGCTCTTCTAGGGGACACTTTTGAAGAAATTGCTTCAGAAAAAGCAGGGATAATCAAACCTAGTGTTCCCGCTATAACAGGGGTTGAGAAGATAGACGCACTAGAAGTAATCAAAAAGAAAGCAATTTCTCAGGATGCAGCGTTGGATAGTTTAGGTGAACAATTTCAGATTATAGCTGAAAACACTACACAAAATGGTGAACTATTCACGTTCAAGAACCAATTTGTACAATGGGACAAGCTTCTGATTCATATGAAGGGAAGGCATCAGATGAAGAATGCCGCACTTGCTATTCAAGCTGTGACACGATGTCTTGATTATGTAAGGGAAGAAAAGGTTCGTGAGGGAATCATAACAACGAGTTGGGTGGGTCGATTCGAACAAGTTTTTGATCAACCCACCATCATTCTTGATGGTGCTCATAATGAAGAAGGTATTCAAGCTATGACACAGACTGTTCGTGATCATTATCAAGATAGGGAGAAGCATCTGTTATTCGCGGCTCTGCATGATAAACCACTTGATAAAATGATACCCTTGTTCACAGGCACGTTTGATACGGTCACCTTTACTACGTTTGAATTCCCTAGAGCATCTGATGCAGAAGAACTATATAATTTATCTCATCATCACAATAAAAGCAAAACAGACGACTGGAAAATCTTCATTGAGAACAGGATGAAAACATTATCAAATGAGGATGTTTTGGTGATATCAGGTTCATTGTACTTTATATCAGAAGTGCGAAAATTTTTTGAAAATATAGGTTAA
- a CDS encoding sensor domain-containing diguanylate cyclase, whose translation MLTKQKKVALWVIWVLLWPSIFVLIYQLQPPTFQGHEIDLLSFALLMGIVALFPIIVNGTPIFFIHGIGLTVFIYFGLFVEIMLTQMAYIILFAKLRLPKNDLYKIPLNFLMFMFVSIGAAGVYYLFGGRHGALEISSPMDIIPILAYSLAIILINQLLLNLIRTFIVGLPSKFFNRSLLWEGVSNLIILPVALVLYILYVEIGLGAIYYVGVPFVSLSIILMLFYRSRRINDYLQRTSDIGHELTEKLEVSEVLDRFVENISTLLDVNYAYIYDVDESKDWLTLIRFYDATEERDFPTDDLHKFEGISGKVWGNAQGIYYHSRKQWEEGNTKFMPEEVESVISIPILRHNQVVGVLTLTSKKKRAYEKYQYMIVDILTNYLAVAIENARNYEETKRQSEICPLTNLYNYRYFEKHLQAYFSQLQKNGVPERIALILLDLDHFKEINDQYGHESGNEALCELADRLRNIISDKGTVARYGGEEFVILLPNVNQEHALHIAEHVRRKIANTPFTLHEHILEEKNPVQVYITASIGIATYPDDCEDPMELVRHADRAMYMGAKRQGRNKVASYEKVVETAE comes from the coding sequence ATGCTAACGAAGCAAAAAAAGGTGGCCCTCTGGGTAATATGGGTTTTATTATGGCCCAGCATATTTGTATTGATTTATCAGCTTCAACCCCCAACATTCCAAGGTCACGAAATTGATCTCCTTTCCTTTGCTTTGTTAATGGGAATTGTGGCGTTATTTCCAATTATAGTGAATGGTACTCCTATATTTTTCATTCATGGAATTGGTTTAACTGTTTTTATTTATTTTGGTTTGTTTGTGGAAATCATGCTAACTCAAATGGCTTATATCATTTTATTCGCTAAATTGAGGTTACCTAAAAATGATTTATATAAGATTCCATTAAACTTTCTAATGTTTATGTTTGTTTCCATCGGGGCAGCTGGTGTGTATTATTTATTTGGTGGCAGACATGGGGCACTAGAAATTAGTTCACCTATGGATATTATTCCTATTTTAGCTTATTCCCTTGCAATCATTCTTATCAACCAGCTACTTCTCAATCTGATTCGCACCTTTATTGTGGGCTTACCTTCAAAGTTCTTTAATCGCAGTTTGCTATGGGAAGGTGTTAGTAACCTCATTATTCTACCTGTAGCACTCGTGCTTTATATTCTATATGTAGAAATTGGACTAGGGGCTATTTATTATGTTGGTGTTCCATTTGTCAGCTTATCGATTATACTTATGCTTTTTTATAGAAGTCGTCGCATCAATGACTATTTACAACGCACAAGTGACATAGGTCATGAGCTAACGGAAAAATTAGAGGTTAGTGAAGTACTAGATCGGTTTGTAGAGAACATCTCTACTCTCTTGGATGTGAATTATGCTTATATTTATGATGTAGATGAAAGTAAGGATTGGTTAACACTAATCCGTTTTTATGATGCAACGGAAGAGCGCGATTTTCCAACTGATGACCTACATAAATTCGAAGGCATTAGTGGGAAAGTATGGGGAAATGCGCAAGGTATTTATTATCATTCTCGCAAACAATGGGAAGAAGGCAATACCAAGTTTATGCCTGAAGAAGTTGAAAGTGTTATTTCAATCCCAATATTGCGCCATAATCAGGTCGTCGGCGTTCTAACGCTAACATCGAAAAAGAAGCGAGCGTACGAGAAATATCAATATATGATTGTAGATATACTAACAAATTACTTAGCTGTAGCTATAGAAAATGCTCGAAATTATGAGGAAACCAAACGGCAAAGTGAAATATGCCCTCTCACAAATCTATATAACTATCGATACTTTGAAAAACACTTGCAAGCATATTTTAGTCAATTACAAAAGAATGGCGTCCCTGAAAGAATAGCTCTTATTTTACTAGATTTAGATCATTTCAAAGAAATTAATGATCAATACGGACACGAAAGTGGAAATGAAGCACTTTGCGAGCTTGCTGATCGTTTAAGGAATATTATTTCCGACAAGGGAACGGTTGCGAGGTATGGTGGAGAAGAATTTGTTATATTACTACCAAATGTTAACCAGGAACATGCTCTCCACATCGCAGAGCACGTGCGACGAAAAATAGCCAATACTCCTTTCACCTTACATGAACATATATTAGAAGAAAAGAATCCAGTGCAGGTGTATATAACCGCAAGCATTGGGATTGCAACGTATCCTGATGATTGCGAAGATCCTATGGAGCTTGTTCGTCATGCAGACCGAGCCATGTATATGGGAGCTAAGCGCCAGGGCCGAAATAAAGTTGCAAGTTACGAGAAGGTAGTGGAAACAGCAGAGTAA